Proteins from a genomic interval of Miscanthus floridulus cultivar M001 unplaced genomic scaffold, ASM1932011v1 os_1810_2, whole genome shotgun sequence:
- the LOC136534324 gene encoding ycf20-like protein, producing the protein MKNCRWRPTFALETGGPSNTDGQDFDEDSGFLGRTRLGRLIQAAARELLDKLNSARTNSPTKIFLVLLGFYTANALATILGQTGDWDVLVAGVIVAAIEGIGMLMYRKPITRPPGRFQSLISMVNYWKAGVCLGLFVDAFKLGS; encoded by the coding sequence ATGAAAAACTGCAGATGGAGGCCAACTTTTGCCTTGGAGACTGGTGGGCCATCTAACACTGATGGCCAAGACTTTGATGAGGACAGTGGTTTTCTTGGTAGGACTAGACTGGGAAGACTCATCCAAGCTgctgcaagggagctacttgacAAGCTGAACTCTGCCAGAACGAATTCACCAACAAAGATATTCCTTGTCCTCCTTGGTTTTTACACAGCCAATGCCTTGGCAACAATACTAGGGCAAACCGGTGACTGGGATGTTCTTGTTGCTGGTGTTATAGTGGCTGCCATTGAGGGAATTGGCATGCTCATGTACAGAAAACCAATTACCAGGCCTCCTGGTAGGTTTCAGTCTTTGATTTCAATGGTGAACTACTGGAAAGCCGGTGTATGCCTGGGCCTTTTTGTGGACGCCTTCAAGCTGGGTAGCTGA